TTTGGACTTCAAATTGGGAAGGAACAGGCCCAAAAACAGAGCTCAGATTAGACCCACTTGCtcttttgtcttcttttccATATGCAAGCTCTAGTTTTCTGCAACTCTCACTTCCACAGAAACAGTATCTAGCAGAACAAGAGGGTTTAACAGTGGCAACGTAACTGGATGAAACTGGAAGcttcgaagaagaagaagaagaagaatgtttgATGTGGATGGTGGGCAGGTCAATATGCATGGTTCCTCCTCCCATGgctgttctttctttcttcaatcTGCTGAGGCTCTTCTGAGTTgaaatgcaaaaaagaaaagaattggCGTTTTTCTCTTGTTAGTGTTGTTTGTTGGTTTTCATATCTACACGTCAAGGATTCAACACCTGATGTTTAGCCAGTCTGTTGTAAACTATTCTGAGAACCTCATCCTTTACCAGAGGCCCATGTTGATATATTTTGGGCCGTTGCTTCCTTTCATATATGTGTGTTTTTATTCTCTGGAGTAAAGAATTGTAAGATGGATACATAAAAGATTTTCAATCATTTTAAAGAGTAAATAGCAAGGAACTTGTAGCTCAAATAGGtaagaatatttatttatgtatttgagGTCGACTCCCTTCTCTTTTATATCACTcgtatagaaagaaaaataaaacaaaaaagcgcCAGTAAACTATCATTGTGACAaaccataaataaaactttaACTTGCCATAAATAGAGATCCAAAATTGAACTTTAATGTGGCTGTAAGATAAGTAACTTAGCGCGGATGCACTCGTTCAAGTATAATTACTAAAGAGGACCCTCTTTGTCACCTAAAGATGGTTTAATCTCAACTATACCCTTTAAATATTAGACAAGTTCAACAccaaacttaaaatttgaagatAATGTAGTAATTACACTCCATTTTCACTCCTCATTTTGAACAAATATGGACAAACTTTTTATGAACTCTTCCACTTCAAAAGAAATTTGTGAGTTTTGACAAAACATAGATAGGTTCTCTGATTGGCCCAATCCGCTTCTATCGAGAAAAACTCTCACGCAACAGGAataacattttttattattctggtcaataacacaatgacatATGGGATAACTTTTCTACGTGTCATCATCTTATTGACTGAGATAACAAAACAGTTATATCCTCATTACAAGTAAGTTTTTTTCGTCTCGATGACACTAattaaaaagccaaaaaacaataattaaaaaagatctATGGTGGAAATACGACGTCGTTGTTATACGTAATTTGTTCCATCAATGCAAAATTGATGTACATTTCCCATTGCTGCTATTAAGACATGGCGTTTGAGAGTGAATGAAGAGCCGAAGAGGACGCGTTGCGTTGAGAAAGAAAGCAACAAAGAACAGGCTCATAGATTTGTACACCATTCTCTCAGAAACTCCTCCACATCTGGAGTAGCTTtcccattttttctttttgtgtttctttaATTCCAAGGTACATATTCTTCACtgatttccattttttatccATGTTATATATAAGAGCtatacatacatgtatattaaaTATGAAGGAAATGTATAATGTGGGTTTGGGTTGGACCAGATGGCTGATGGAAATCCCCAATCGAGGTACGTGAAGCTGACGAGGGAACAAGAAGCGCCAACGGAAGATATCAATCCTGGAGAGCTCAACCAACCCATTCAAATTCCTCAGGTCCTTCTTTCACTTCCTGGGCTTCGAATTTTTGTGTGCAGAAAATCGCAAATTTGGGTTCATATCTGAGAAAAATGATAATGTTGGATGTTGGTTTTctgttgtttttgtgttttcatgAGGATTTCTTCTATCTTGTTGCAAATTAGCTTCTGGGTTTGCTTATAATTGATATTCTTAGAAACCTCTACTCTGTTGTTAAATTATAAGTGCAATGCTAATGATATTCCTGACATTGAGGTGACATGCTTTAGTGTGCATTTATCTATGTGATGTACCTCAATCTAATGTTGACATATCACATATTGtccttgttattttttttgttggtgttgATGATTATGTTTAGTATTGGACAGTTAAGTGTTGATAAATGTGCGGAATGTGGGCAACCACTGCCTGAAAGATACCAACCCCCAGCTGATGAAGATTGGACAACTGGGATATTTGGCTGTGCTGAAGATCCTGAGAGTTGTAAGCGTTCATCTGCTGTATCacttttcgttttcttttctctcgGGATGGGAGGCGGTTTGAAAGCATAATTTTCTACTTTTGTTGATTAATCAGGCGAAGAAAAACAGGGTTAAATGTGGCCCACTTATGATGATTAATAaggcaaagaaaaacaatgttAAAATGTGACCTAATGATTTGGAAGTTAGACGTTTAGATTGTCCAAGTTAAGCAAAATTGTTTTTATATGCAACCAGTTCTCACCTCAGCAGGTCAGAAGGCTTTGTGTATCCAAAGAGGAATAgcattttggaaatttatgTTACTCTCCTAGTTTTTACATATTGTGTTCCTTGCTGAGACCATAATGTGCCTAGATTTGTTTGGAttttctgaagaaaaagagagaagatttTTAGATTTTAGAGTATTAGTTGAGTGAGATAAAATAGATGTCACAACCCTGATGGAATATATTTTATCACACTTTCCTGATAATTCATAATTCCTTGAATTTATTGTGTTTATGTTGCAGGCTGGACTGGACTTTTTTGTCCATGTGTGCTGTTTGGGCGTAATGTTGAAACAATACGAGAAGATATTCCCTGGAACAATGCCTGTGCTTGCCATGCCATGTGTGTTGAAGGAGGAATTGCAGTTGCAGCTGTAACAGGGTTCTTTCATGGTCTTGATCCTAAGACTTCGGTTCTCATCTGTGAGACATTGCTATTTGCCTGGTGGATGTGTGCAATCTACACAGGTCTGTTTAGGCAGTCATTGCAAAAGAAGTATCATCTCAAGGTGAATTTCAGTTCTTATATTTCTTGAACTtggaattacatgcaaaataAATCAGATCATCTGGAAGAATAGAATGTGAATAAATTTTCTGAAATGTAAAAGGCCTGTGTACATTCACTTTAgataattttatgttttctcctatttatttttgcatttttggtaagttattttgttaaattttttccCCATGATTTTGCATTGTACACAAATGGCTTTTGGTGATAGGCCCTACTTTTAAATAAGGTGAAGTTTTTCTTGTCtcacatataatatatagctTCTGATGTGAATTTTTGTCATACTATGAAATGTTGATTCATGTGTTTGACTTTCCCGTTCAAGTGTGATGTTCttttgttgtgtgtgtgtaaacCAGATGGTTTGTTTGCTAAATTGCCTTTGCACTATCCTCAGCTGCTAAGCAAATCAATTATCTACATTGTCTGCTATAAAGATCTTTTAGATACAAGATTGTTTTTTAATCAGTGTTTACTTCGATTATTTTATGTGTTAGTAGCACTGATGCTTCAGAAAGAGCAGActtcatttattttcatatatatgcttgaaattttatctttcttcAATACTTCCTTCTAAAATTAAGTaggataaaaataaataaaaatttatttgttaatcaGTTTCCCAGATAGAATGTGAAATGGATTAATTTGAGCCTTTAAATGTATTTGTTTACTTTTCTGCTATCAATATCTAGATTTAAGTCTCTCTGATGACTAGCATTGCATGCTGAAAAGATGTATCTAAATCAAAGACCTAAGTGGTCACAGAAAGAAGCCATCAACACATTAGTTATCAAATGGTTTAGATACTCCAATTTTTAGAGCTAATACGGGGGCCCTTGAGACATGATATCAAGCGTTCCTGTTTTCAAAACCTCAAGATTTACAGCTTTAAATTTTTGGTGGAAACTCAgaatattttgtttatgaaaGAGTAGCTTGAGGTTTGTAACAATTGCTTTCAGAAAAAAGTAATTTAGTGTTCGCTTTTATTATGGAAAGAAAGCCCTGAAATCTGTTTCCCTTCCTGAAAAAGCTAATGAACTCTTTTAGGATTATTTCATGAGAACATTAACACCTATAGTGGTGATGGGTTCTGACTTAGTGTGCTACTTTTCTGCAGGATTCACCCTGTGATCCATGCCTGGTGCACTGCTGCATGCACTGGTGTGCTTTGTGTCAAGAGCACAGGGAGATGAGGAACCACCTATCTGATAATACTTCCAATACGATGACCCTTGTTGCCCCTCCACCAGTTCAAGAGATGAACTCTGGAGAGAACAAGGATGCTGCTTCGTCTTCAGAGTCTACGGGTCATGAACACAATGATGCTGTTTCGTCTGCAGAGTCTTCTGATCATAAAAACACCAATATGGAGTTGGCCCTGCAGCCTGTGTAGAGGATTAGCATTTTGCTACACACATGAAAAGAATTCTTTATATACATTTCGAGTCTTTAGAAGATCAACAACCTGTGCAGA
The Prunus dulcis chromosome 2, ALMONDv2, whole genome shotgun sequence DNA segment above includes these coding regions:
- the LOC117619109 gene encoding cell number regulator 6-like, which translates into the protein MADGNPQSRYVKLTREQEAPTEDINPGELNQPIQIPQLSVDKCAECGQPLPERYQPPADEDWTTGIFGCAEDPESCWTGLFCPCVLFGRNVETIREDIPWNNACACHAMCVEGGIAVAAVTGFFHGLDPKTSVLICETLLFAWWMCAIYTGLFRQSLQKKYHLKDSPCDPCLVHCCMHWCALCQEHREMRNHLSDNTSNTMTLVAPPPVQEMNSGENKDAASSSESTGHEHNDAVSSAESSDHKNTNMELALQPV